The following proteins come from a genomic window of Maniola jurtina chromosome 15, ilManJurt1.1, whole genome shotgun sequence:
- the LOC123872707 gene encoding uncharacterized protein LOC123872707, with translation MNMFQSILETIPATRSQLVNDLDIPDDVSVQPYIWSEPEELESDSVTSVSIDELDVRTVSSESSLALSRAMTDSEIDYGRYRMLKNRSFSDPWVQIRIALDAFPPGYLDSLNSFQGSSSESSDELSLERHRYNEELKLKMERFFDEECRVFSPDDPGLIALQDALQNTELKSTDSDSNVS, from the exons ATGAACATGTTCCAATCAATCCTGGAGACGATCCCCGCGACGCGGTCGCAGCTGGTCAACGACCTGGACATACCGGATGACGTGTCTGTGCAGCCCTACATCTGGAGCGAACCTGAAGAGCTGGAGAGTGACAGCGTGACTTCTGTGAGCATCGATGAGCTGGACGTCAGGACTGTCAGCTCGGAGTCCAGCCTGGCGCTGTCCAGGGCGATGACTGACTCAGAGATTGATTACGGGAGATATAGAatg ctCAAGAACCGGAGCTTCAGCGATCCCTGGGTTCAAATCAGGATTGCATTGGACGCCTTCCCTCCGGGCTACCTCGACTCATTGAACAG TTTCCAAGGCAGTTCCTCGGAAAGCTCAGACGAGCTCAGTCTGGAGCGGCACCGATATAACGAGGAGTTAAAGCTGAAGATGGAGAGGTTCTTCGACGAGGAGTGCCGGGTGTTCTCCCCTGACGACCCCGGCTTGATTGCGCTGCAAGACGCTTTGCAGAACACTGAGTTGAAG AGCACAGATTCAGACAGCAATGTTTCGTGA